A region of the Candidatus Delongbacteria bacterium genome:
GTAAAAAAGTATCTTTAGAGGAAGCTCTAAAAAATGGACCAGTTGTTATCAATTTCTGGGCTTCATGGTGTACACCGTGTAAAGAAGAGATGCCGGAATTAAACGATCTTTACAAAAAGTACAAAGATCAGGGACTACAAATGCATGTTATTTCCATTGACAAAGGAGACGGAATCTCAAAAGCAAAAGCTCACGTAAAAGCTAGTGATTTCGAGTTTGAAGCCCTTATTGACAAAGCTGGTAAAATGCTAAAATCTGATTTCAATGAAAAACCAAATACTGTTCCATATACTTTTTTTGTAAATAGAAAAGGTGAGATTACCCTTCTAACAAAAGAAGGAAATGAAGAATCCATTCCTCTAAAAGGTAAACAAACAATTGAAACATTTGAAGAGCAGATAAAACATATTCTTAAATAGAAAATATGATCTTGAACAGTGCTTTTTAAACTCTATTGATTAGATTTAATTAAAACGGAGAGTAGATGTACAGTCAAACGTATATGAAACATTTTTCAAACCCACAAAATGTGGGTAAAATTGAAAATGCTGACGATGTTATAGAAGTTATCAATAAAGAAGAAGGTTGTTTTGATACAGTCAATCTATATATTAAATATGATG
Encoded here:
- a CDS encoding TlpA family protein disulfide reductase, which translates into the protein MSKRVFVLVLVLMVGMVFGEGLKMAPKYELQNLDGKKVSLEEALKNGPVVINFWASWCTPCKEEMPELNDLYKKYKDQGLQMHVISIDKGDGISKAKAHVKASDFEFEALIDKAGKMLKSDFNEKPNTVPYTFFVNRKGEITLLTKEGNEESIPLKGKQTIETFEEQIKHILK